One part of the Rutidosis leptorrhynchoides isolate AG116_Rl617_1_P2 chromosome 1, CSIRO_AGI_Rlap_v1, whole genome shotgun sequence genome encodes these proteins:
- the LOC139865993 gene encoding quinolinate phosphoribosyltransferase [decarboxylating] 1a has translation MFAVSSSHLITPSTTSLLSGVSRFCSRNRLIVKMAATNANIKNAISVDSIIVKPPPVHPTYDLKGVIKLALSEDAGDKGDVTCLAIMPTEMEVEAYFLAKDDGIVAGIALAEMIFSEVDPTLKVEWYKKDGDYVTKGLKFGKVYGRAHSIVLAERVVLNFMQRMSGIATLTKAMADAARPACILETRKTAPALRLVDKWAVLIGGGQNHRMGLFDMVMIKDNHISVAGGVSNALKSIDLYLEKNNLQMGVEIETRTFEEIHEVLHYASQNKTLLSRIMLDNMVVPQPDGDIDVSMLKEAVQLINGKFETEASGNVTLETVHKIGQTGVTYISSGALTHSVKALDISLKIDTELALKVGRRTKRA, from the exons ATGTTTGCAGTCTCTAGTTCTCACTTAATTACACCATCTACTACTAGTTTACTTTCAGGGGTTTCAAG GTTTTGCTCTAGGAACAGATTAATTGTTAAAATGGCAGCAACAAATGCAAATATTAAGAATGCAATTTCGGTTGATTCGATTATTGTGAAGCCTCCTCCTGTGCACCCAACTTATGATTTAAAGGGTGTCATTAAACTAGCCCTTTCTGAAGATGCTGGAGATAAAG GTGATGTCACTTGTTTGGCTATCATGCCAACTGAAATGGAAGTTGAAGCTTATTTTCTGGCAAAGGATGATGGAATTGTTGCAGGGATTGCACTTGCTGAAATGATATTTAGTGAAGTTGATCCTACTCTAAAG GTGGAATGGTATAAGAAGGACGGAGATTACGTTACAAAAGGATTGAAGTTTGGCAAAGTGTATG GAAGGGCACACAGCATCGTCCTTGCCGAACGGGTCGTCCTTAATTTTATGCAGAGGATGAGTGGCATAGCCACACTAACAAAG GCCATGGCAGATGCTGCTCGCCCTGCATGCATATTGGAAACAAGGAAAACTGCTCCAGCGTTGCGTTTAGTGGATAAATGGGCG GTACTGATAGGTGGCGGCCAGAATCACAGGATGGGTTTATTCGACATGGTAATGATAAAAGACAATCATATATCCGTAGCTGGCGGTGTTTCGAATGCTCTTAAATCCATTGACCTATATTTAGAGAAAAATAACCTTCAAATGGGTGTTGAG ATTGAGACTAGGACATTTGAAGAAATTCACGAGGTCCTGCACTATGCTTCCCAAAATAAGACATTGTTAAGCAGGATAATGTTGGATAATATGGTTGTGCCTCAGCCCGATGGAGATATCGATGTATCCATGCTTAAAGAAGCTGTTCAGTTGATAAACGGAAAGTTTGAGACTGAG GCTTCTGGAAATGTGACGTTGGAAACGGTACACAAGATTGGGCAAACGGGAGTGACATACATATCCAG TGGAGCGCTAACTCACTCGGTGAAAGCACTAGACATATCCCTGAAAATTGATACAGAGCTAGCACTTAAAGTTGGAAGGCGAACAAAACGCGCTTAG